GCCAGCGAGAGCGGCGCCAACCGGGCCGACAAGGCCGCCATCGTGGCCTTCCGCGGCGTGGCGGGGCGCAGCGCGGACAAGCTGGCGCTGGCCCGCGACGGGCTCTCCGACGTGCGGGACGGCGGGCGGCACAGCGTGTTCGGCTACGTGGACTCGGGCGACGGCTTCCACCGCGACGGCTCGTTCATCCAGCACGCCGTGGTCGCCTACACGGGCTCGTACGGCCTGTCCCTGCTCATCGCGGTCGCCGAGTGCGTGGCGCTGCTGCACGGCTCCCCGTGGCAGGTCCAGGATCCGGGGCAGCGGGTCGTGCTGGACGCCGTGGAACGTTCCTTCGCGCCGTTCATGCACGACGGGCTGCTCATGGACACCGTCAGGGGCCGGGCGACCAGCAGGCAGGCGTTCTCCGACCGGGTGGCGGGGCACGGGGCGATCGGCGCCGTGCTGCTGCTCGCGCAGAGCGCGCCCGAGCCGTACAGGAGCCGCTTCAGGGAGCTGGCCAAGGGCTGGATCGAGCGCGGCGGCGCGTCCTGCGAGGTGCCGCCCTACCTGGAGCAGGCGAGCGTGGCCGAGACCCGGCGGGCCGTGGCGGTGCTCGACGACAAGACGATCGAGGCCGCGCCCGAGCCTGAGGGGCACTTCGTGTTCCCCTCGATGGACCGGGTCGTGCACCGGCGGGCCGGGTGGTCGGTGGCGATCAGCATGTCGTCGCACAGGACCGCCGCCTACGAGGCCATCAACGGCGAGAACCGGCACGGCTGGTACACCGGCGACGGCATGACCTATCTCTACACGGGCGACCCAGGCCACTACGGGCAGGACTTCTGGCCGACGGTGGACCCGTACCGGCTGCCGGGGACCACCGTGGACCCGCGCCCGCGCGCGGACCTCGACTTCCGCGTGCACCGCCCGCCCAGCCCGTGGGCGGGCGGCGTGGTGCTCGACGGCCAGTACGGGGTCAGCGCCATGGAGCTGATCGGCGACGGCGTGAGCCTGCGGGCGCGCAAGTCGTGGTTCTGCTTCGACACGGCCGTGGTGGCGCTCGGCAGCGGCATCACCAGCTTCGACGGCCGCGCCGTCGAGACCGTGATCGAGAGCCGCGCGACCGACCAGGACCCGCACGTCGGCGACGGCTGGATACACCTGCCCGGGGTGGCGGGCTACGTCTTCGAGGGCGCCAGGACGCTCGTGGAGACGCGTACGGGCCGCTGGCGCGACATCAACACGGGCGACGACACCGCGGGCGCCTTCGAGCCCGTCACGCGCCGCTACGTGACCTTCTGGTTCGACCACGGCGTGAACCCGTTCGACGCCCGCTACGCGTACGTGCTGCTGCCGAACGCCACCCGCGGACGCACCCGCTTCTTCCGCGGCGCCCAGCCCGCGCGCGTGTTGTGCAACACCACCGCGCTGCAGGCGGTGCAGACGCGGACGCTGTTCGGGGCCGTGTTCTGGACGGCGGGCACCGCCTGGATCGTGAGCGTGGACAAGCCGTGCGTGCTGATGGTGCGCCGGTCGAGCGGGCGGCTCCTGCTGGCCGTGGCCGACCCCACCAGGACGGCGGACGTCCTCAGGATCACGCTCGACCGCAGCATGGGCGGGGTCATCCGCGCCGACGACACCGTCACCGTGAGCACCGGCAGAAGGCCCGCCATCGTGGTCGAGGTCGGCGGGTCGCTGGGGCGCTCCCACAGCGTGGAGCTCAGCGACTTCGGCGGGCCACGCAGCCTTCGATGTGATCGTTGACCAGCCCGATGGCCTGCATCAGCGCGTACGCCGTGGTCGGGCCGACGAACTTGAAGCCGTGCTTCCTCAGCTCCTTGGCCAGCGCCTTCGAGCCGGGGGTGACGGCGGGCACGTCGGCCATCGTGCGCGGCACCGGCGCGTCGGGGTCGGCGTGCCGCCACACCAGCTCCGACAGGCCCGTGGGCAGGTCGAGGGCGGCCCTGGCGTTGCTGATCGTGGCCTCGATCTTGGCGCGGTTGCGGATGATGCCCGCGTCGGCCAGCAGGCGCTCGACGTCCTGCTCGGTGTACGCGGCGACCTTCGGGATCGAGAAGTGGTCGAAGGCGGCGCGGAAGTTCTCCCGCTTGCGCAGGATCGTCAGCCACGACAGGCCCGACTGGAACGCCTCCAGCGACACCCGCTCGAAGACCGCGTCGTCGCCCTGGACCGGGCGGCCCCACTCCTCGTCGTGGTAGGTCACGTACATCGGGTCGGCCATGCCCGTCCAGGTGCAGCGGATCGGGTCGGTCACCGGTGCTCGTCACCCTCCTTGGCGGCCACGGCCGGCACGTCCTCGGCCTTCGCCGCCTCCGCCTCCGCCTCCGCCTCCGCCTCCGCCTCCGCCGCGGGCGGGTCGGCAGGCGTGTCGGCGGCCTGCTCCTCCGCCTTCGCCTCCTCGGCGGTGGCGTCAGCGGGCGCGTCGGCAGGCGTGTCGGCGGGCATGTCGGCGGGCATGTCGGCGGGCTGCTCCCCGCCCTTGCTCTCGGCCGGGCCGTCCGGCGCGGGCTCGCGATCGGCGGACGCGGCGGACGCGGGCTCGCGATCGGCGGACGCCGCGGACGCGGGCTCGCGGACCGCCTGGTCGTCCGGCGCGGTCTCGCCGTCCGCAGGCGCGGCGGGCGCGGTGCGGGCGTCGGCCTTGCCGTTGGCGGTCGGTGCGGCGGCGCCGGGCCGGGGCACGCGCCACTCCGGCTCCTCCGGCAGGTGCTTCAGCTCAGCCGCCCCACCGTCCCAGTCGACCGAGGCCCCGCTGACCGACACCGGGTCACCGGAGTCGGGCAGCTCGCGCGGCGCGGCCGGCGCCTCGGGCGTGTGCTCGGTGCGCGGCCCCGCCCCGGGCGCGGCGTAGATCTCCTGGCGCGCGTGCAGCCGGCTGGACAGCAGCTCGGAGACGCGCTGCTCCAGCACCGCGATGCGGGTGTCGCGCGCGCTGATGGCGGTGGCTGCGCGGCGCAGGGTCTCGTCGACGCTCTGCGTGTGGTAGCCGACCAGGTTGACCGGCAGTTGCAGCGCCATGAAGTCGACCGCCGTGAGATGACCGGCCTCGGGCAGGTCGAGCGGCGGCACGTCGGGCGGGAACTCGGTCAGCTCACCGCCCCTGCCCAGGGAGACCAGGACCACGCAGGCCAAGATGGCGATGGCGGCGATGGCGAGTATGACCAGCACATTGGCATCGTACTCACACGGTGGACCACATTCTTGCGGTCCACCGCAAGTCGCGCATTCCACGCGTACCGCCTGGACCCGGCCGTGTCGCGGGTCAGCCGGTGGCCTCGCCCAGCTCGGCGACGCTGGGCCGGACGGGCTGCGTGCGCGATTCGAGCGCGGCGAACGCCTCCTCGACGGTCGTCGTCCACGAGATCGCGTCGAAGACGTCGGCCCGGGTGAAGCCCTGCTCGTACATGCCGTCGATGAGCTGCCGCAGCGGGTCGTACAGGCCCCACGGGTCGAGCAGCACCAGGGGGCGGTCGTGCAGGCCGAGCACCCGCGCCGTCCAGATCTCGAACAGCTCCTCCAGCGTGCCGAGGCCGCCGGGCAGCACCAGGAACGCGTCGGAGCGGGCGTCCATGATGCCCTTGCGCTCGCGCATGTCGGAGGTGACGATCAGCTCGTCGGCCTCCTCGTCCGCCACCTCCATGTCCACCAGGGCCTGGGGGATCACGCCGACGGTGTGGCCGCCGGCCGCGCGGGCCGCCGCGGCGACGGCGCCCATGCAGGAGACCGAGCCGCCGCCGCTCACGAGGGAATGGCCGCGCTTGACCAGCTCCGTGCCCACGGTCGCGGCCAGCTCCAGATACTTCTTGTCGATCTTCAGGCTTGAGGCGCAGTAGACGCAGATGTTCACGTCGCAGAAGCCTATTGGGGCTCCGCCGTCTGGGCCGCGGTGGCCTCGATCTCCTCCTCGCGCTGCTTGGAGCGGGCCAGGTCGGCGTCCACGATGATGCGTACGGCCTCGTCCACGTCGTCGGTGAGACTGATCAGGTCGAGGTCCTGCGGCGCGATCTTCCCGCCGCTCAGCAGCGAGCCCTTGATCCAGTCGAGCAGCCCGCCCCAGAACTCCGAGCCCATCAGCACCACGGGGAACGAGGTGACCTTGTGGGTCTGCACCAGCGTGAGCGCCTCGAACAGCTCGTCCAGCGTGCCGAAGCCGCCGGGCAGGGCGATGAAGCCGCAGGAGTACTTGACGAACATCGTCTTGCGCACGAAGAAGTAGCGGAACTCGATGCCGAGATCGACGTAGTCGTTCATGCGCTGCTCGAAGGGCAGCTCGATGCCGAGCCCGACCGACACCGCGCCCTCGACGTCGCGCGAGCCTCGGTTCGCCGCCTCCATCACGCCCGGACCGCCGCCGGTGATCACGGCGTAGCCCGCCTCGGCCAGTGACCGGCCGAGGGCCCGGCCCATCTCGTACTCGGGGGAGTCGGGCCTGGTGCGGGCCGAGCCGAAGACCGTGACGGCCTGCGGCAGCTCGGCGAGCTGGCCGAACCCCTCGACGAACTCCGCCTGGATGCGCAGCACCCGCCACGGGTCCATGTGCACCCAGTCGGAGGGCCCCTGGCGGGCCAGCAGGCGCTGGTCGTGGGTGGAGCTGGGGACGAGGCTCCCCCTGACGACGGCCTGGCCCTGGCGGCGTTCGCGACGATTCTGTTCCATGCGGATCACGCTAGTCCCTCTCTCGGACGGCCGTTCTGCGCCCGTCCTCCTGCCCGTCCGGGTGTCCAGGCTGCCTCCTCCCGGAGAATCCGCAGGTAGCACGGGCAGAACAGCGGCCTAAAAAATCTTGAAAGAAGCGTGGAACCGAATTTCGACTCCCTCGCGTCTAACCGCATGAGGGTGCTGCTCGGGACTGAAAGTGGTCTTCCCCGCCAAATGGCCGGCGAGGAGGGCCACTTTCATTTTGTCCGGGCTTTCACTTGGTGAGCCAGTCGAGCATCGCGCGCTCGCTCTCTGCGATCTTCGGCAGCGACACGTACTCGCCCTGCTGGTGCGCGAGGTTCGGATCCCCCGGGCCGTAGTTCACGGCGGGGACGCCCAGCGCGGAGAAGCGGGCCACGTCCGTCCAACCGAGCTTGGCGCGCGGGGTGCCGCCGACGGCCGCGGTGAAGGCCGCCGCCACCGGGTGCGTCAGCCCGGGCCTGGCGGCGGGGGCGGCGTCCACGAAGCTCACCGCGAACCCGGCGAACACCTCACGTACGTACTCCTCGGCGTCCTCGATCGACAGGTCGGGCGCGAAGCGGTAGTTGACCGTCACCACGCACAGGTCGGGGATGACGTTGCCGGCGACCCCGCCGCGCACGCCGACCGCGTTCAGCCCCTCGTGGTACTCCAGCCCGTCGACCACCGGCCGCCGCGGCTCGTAGGCGTTCAGCCTGGCCAGCACCGGCTCGATCCCGTGGATGGCGTTGACCCCGAACCACGAGCGCGCGCTGTGGGCCCGCTTGCCGCTCACTGTGACCTCGGCGCGCAGCGTGCCCTGGCAGCCGCCCTCGATCACGCCGTCCGTGGGCTCCATGAGCACCGCGAAGTCGGCCGCCAGCCACTCGGGGTGCTCCCTGGCGACCCTGGTCAGGCCGTTGCGCTCGGCCTCGACCTCCTCGCAGTCGTAGAAGACGTAGGTGACGTCCCTGTTGGGCGCGGGCACGGTGGCGGCCAGCTTGAGCGCGACCGCCACGCCCGCCTTCATGTCGGAGGTGCCGCAGCCGTACAGCAGGTCGCCCTCCACCCTGCTGGGCAGGTTGCCCGCCGTGGGCACGGTGTCGAGGTGGCCGGCGATCAGCACCCGCTCGGGATGCCCCTGATCGGTGCGGGCCACGACCGTCTGGCCCGACCGGGTCACCGTGAGGTGCGGCAGCGCCGACAGCGCCCGCTCGACCTCGCCGGCCAGCGCCTGCTCGTTCCCGCTCACCGACTCGATGTCCACGATGGCGGCGGTCAGGTCGCGTACGTCCTGGGTCAGGTCCAGCATCAGGTGCTCACTCCATGTGCGCGCAGCAGGTCGTTGATCGAGGATTTGCCGTGCCGCCGTCCCGGCTCCAGGCGCTTGATCACCAGCACGCAGGGCAGGCCGAACGTGCCGCCGGCGAACTCCTTCGCCCGCGTGCCGGTCACGGCCACGCACCACGGCGGGATCCGGCCGCGGGACAACTCCTCGCCCGTCTCGGTGTCGATCACCGGGATGGACGCGGACAGGATCGTCCCGGCGCCCACCACCGCGCCCTGACCGACCCGGGCGCCCTCGACGATCATCGCCCGGCTGCCGATCAGCACGTCGTCCTCGATCACCACCGGCGCGGCGTTGGGCGGCTCCAGCACCCCTCCGACGCCGACGCCGCCGGACAGGTGCACGTTCCTGCCGATCTGGGCGCACGAGCCCACCGTGGCCCACGTGTCGACCATCGTCCCCGCGCCCACGTACGCGCCGATGTTGGTGAAGGACGGCATGAGCACCACGCCCGGCGCCAGGTACGAGCCCCAGCGCGCGATCGCCCCCGGCACCACCCGCACGCCGTCGAACGAGCTCTTCAGCGGATGCCTGTCGTGGTGCTGGAAGTCGCCCACCTGGGAACGTGCCAGGCCGAGCACCTGGAAGCTGAGCAGGATCGCCCGTTTGGCCCGCTCGTCCACGACCACCTCGTCGCCCACCACCGTGGCGGCCCTGGCCTCGCCCCTGTCGAGCAGGTCGACCGCGCCGACCACCAAGTGCCGCGCTTCGGCGTCGGCCGGCGACAGCTCCGCGCGGCGCTCCCACAACTCGTCCACCACGGAGGGGATCGGTGACGAGGTGCTCACTTGACTCATGGCCACGGAGCTTATCCGGCCGGGTAGGTTTTTCAGGGTGCGCCTGCGCTTCTCACGTGGAGTCATCACCATCGCGATCATCGTCGTCGTGCTCGCCGTGGGCGTCTCCGTGGGCCTGTACCAGTTGCTGAAGCGGACACCCCTCGCCGAGCCGCCCGAGGCGTTCTGCTCGGTGACCACGCCCGACGGCGCGCGTACGCTCTCGCCCGAGCAGGCCCAGATCGCCGCCACCATCGCGGCCGTCGCGGCGCGCCGCGGGCTGCCTGAGCGGGCCGTGGTGATCGCGTACGCCACGGCGATGCAGGAGTCGAAGATCCAGAACCTCGACCACGGCGACCGCGACTCGGTCGGCGTGTTCCAGCAGCGCGAGTCGCAGGGCTGGGGCACCAAGAAGCAGATCATGGACCCCGTCTACGCCACGAACAAGTTCTTCGCCGCGCTGGTCAAGGTCAAGAACTACCGGAAGATCCCGCTGGCGGAGGCGGCACAGGCCGTGCAGCGCTCGGCGGGCGGGTACGCGTACGCGCCGCACGAGACGGAGGCCAAGATCCTCGCCGCCGCGTTCACCGGGCGGGTCCCCAAGTCGGTGCACTGCTGGTACCCGCCGGCCAAGACCACTCCCGCTCCGCAGCCGCGCACCGCCGAGGCGCGCAAGCAGCTCGCCAGGGCGATGGGCAGCACGGCGATCACCACGAAGAAGCGCGGCTGGCTGGTGGCCGCCTGGTCGGTGGCGCACGCCGAGCGGTACGCGCTGAGCAAGGTCGGCTACAACGGCGCCACCTGGGTCAACGACCCGAAGGCCGACGGCTGGCGGCAGGGCGGCGCGGCCGGCGCGCGCAAGGTGGAGCTGGCGTAAGGGCGTCCGGGGCGGGCGCGAACCGGACAGGGCGGCCGGCGGGCGCGAACCGGACAGGGCGGCCGGCGGGCGCGAACCGGACGGCGGGCGAGCGGCCGGCGGACGGCCGGCAGGTGCGGCCGCTACGAGGCGCGGCGGACGATCGAGATGGAGCCGGGCGGGAGGGGCTGGGCGTAGCTGGCGGTCCAGGAGCCGCCCTGGATGCGCTCGAACGACAGCAGCCGCCCGTCGGAGGCCCGGTAGTCGGCGAAGTCGAGCAGCCCCCTGTCGGGATTGCCGGTGTCGCCCTCGCTGCGGAAGGCGGCCGTGCCCCGGTCCATCGGGAAGAACTCCACGCCCTCCATGATGAGCATGCTCTTGGCCGGCACCATGCCCTGCGTGGGCACGTCGTTCCAGAGCTGCACCTCCAGGTGCGGCGGGTCACCCGCGCGCACCTCGACCGAGAGCCACTGGAACCGCCGCGAGGCGTCACGCAGCAGGAACTCGGTCCACTGCTGCCCCTGCCAGGAGATGTACATGGCGCCGAGCACGCGGGCGGGAGCTCCGAGCACCTCGATCCGGTCGCCGATCCGGATCGTGCGGGGGTCGGTGTAGTCGGTGCCGACCTGGCCGGCGGCGCTCACCGGCGCCGCCAGCGGGGCCTCGACCGCAGCGACCTCGGCAGGCGCCGCACTCGTACGGCGGCCCTTCCTGTCTTGCCGCAACGTGGCCCAGAAGGCCCCGAGCAGCAGCAGGACGGTGGCGACGCTCAGCCCGAGTACGACCATGGAGGTCACGCTCATCGATCAGCTCGCTCCACTCGCGGTCTGCCTCGGCGTTAGCCGTTATTGATGTATGCGTGTCAAGCCGGCGCTGCGGCTCGCTATGACGGGCGATCCTACTGGAGGCGGCGCACCGCCGCACCGATCCGTTCGTCGGTCGCGGTGACGGCGATGCGGATGTGCCGTCCACCTGCCGATCCGTAGAACTCGCCCGGCGCGACCAAAATCCCGATTTCGGAAAGCTTGCCTACCTGATCCCAGGCGCTCTGCCCGTTGGAGGCCCAGAAGTACAGACCCGCCGTGGAATGGTCGATGCTCCAGCCGGCCCTCTCCAGCGCGGGGCGCAGCACGGTGCGGCGGGCGGCGTACAGCTCGCGCTGGCGGTCGGCGTGCTCGTCGTCGGAGAACGCCGCCGTCATGGCCGCCTGGACGGGCTGGGGCATCAGCATGCCCGCGTGCTTGCGTGTCTCCAGCAGCCTCTTGACCAGGGCGGGGTCGCCGGTCACGAACCCGGCGCGGTAGCCCGCCAGGTTGGAGCGCTTGGAGAGCGAGTGGACGGCGAGCAGCCCCTCGTGGGAGCCGCCGCAGACGTCGGGATGCAGGATCGAGATCGGCTGTTCCTCCCAGCCCAGCTCGATGTAGCACTCGTCGGAGGCCACGACGGCGCCGCGCTCGCGGGCCCAGGCCACGACCTTGCGCAGGTGCTCGGCGGGCAGCACCCGGCCCGTGGGGTTGCCGGGTGAGTTCACCCAGATGAGGTCCACCGGCTCGGGGCCGAGCGCGAGCGTGCTGTCGGAGGCGGTGCCGACCGCCCCCGCGAGCCGGGCGCCCACGTCGTAGGTGGGGTAGGCCAGCTCGGGGAAGACCACCCGCTTGGCGCCCAGGTAGGTGGGCAGCCACGCGACGAACTCCTTGGACCCGATCAGCGGCAGCACGTCCTGCTGGTCGACCGTGACACCGTGCCTGCGGCCCAGCCACCCGGCGGCGGCCTCGCGCAACGCCTTGGTGCCGTGGGTGAAGGGGTAGCCGGGGCTGTCGGACGCCTGCGTGAGCGCGTCCTGGACGAGCCGGGGCACGGGGTCGACCGGCGTGCCGATCGACAGGTCGACGATCCCGTCGGGATGCGCCAGCGCGCGCTCCTTGTACGGCTCCAGCCGATCCCAGGGGAAGTCAGGCAGCTTGTTCACGATTCTCCAGGGTGTTGCGTTGCCGTACCGATGCGCGGGCACGCGTGCGGACGGGGCGCATCCACCTGGCGCCGGATGCCCCCGTGCGCGGCGTGACAGAACTCGCCGAGCGGCCCTGTAGGAGCGGCCCTGTCAGTGGCCTCTCAGTGGCCCTCTCAGTGGCCCTCTTAGTGGTCCTCGCCCTGCGGCGGCAGCGCCGCCACGACCGGGTGGTCCTTGTCGATCTTGCCGACCTTCGAGGCCCCACCGGGCGAGCCGAGGTCCTCGAAGAAGTCCACGTTCGCCTTGTAGAAGTCCTTCCACTGCTCGGGAAGGTCGTCCTCGTAGAAAATCGCCTCGACGGGGCACACAGGCTCGCACGCGCCGCAGTCCACGCACTCGTCGGGGTGGATGTAAAGCATGCGCTCGCCCTCGTAGATGCAATCGACGGGGCACTCCTCGATGCACGCCTTGTCCAGGACGTCCACGCAAGGCTGCGCGATGACGTAGGTCACCTCGAGCTCCTTCTTCTCCAGCACCATGGCATGACTCTGACCGCGGTTTGCTACGCCCTAGTATTGCCGTGCTTGCCAGCTGGCCGAAACGGAGGGTGGCAAACTCGTGGTCGCACGCCTCGTGATCGCCATCACAAGTCAGGACATCGGCGCACGGATCACCACCCGAAGACGCGTTCCCGGCGGGTTTCGCGACGCGGTGGGCATCCTCGTGTCGTGGGCGGATGGAGTGCTCGAAGTACGCAAGAAGGACGGCACCCTGGTGACGATCCCGGAGGAGAGCCTGGTGGCCGCCATGGTCGTTCCGGCCGCGCCTCCTCGACCTGGGCGAATGCAACAGTAAGTATTCGTTGTGTGACTGTACGTACCTGCGCCGCCGCAGCAGCCATCCTCGCCAGCGCCGGATGCGGCGCGTCGTCCACCGAGTCCACCACCACAGAGACCAAGAACCTGCCGCCGGTCAACGCCCAGGCCGCCTCGATGAAGGCCGGCTTCGGCACCATGGAGCGCCTGGCCGAGGCCGCCCGGCGCGAGGGCGAGCTGAACGTGATCGCCCTGCCCCGCGACTGGGTCAACTACGGCGAGATCATCGACACCTTCGCCGACAAGTACGAGATCAAGGTCAACCAGCTCGAACCCGGGGCCAGCAGCGCGCGAGAGCTGGAGATCGCCTCGAAGCTCAAGCCCGACGTCTTCGACCTGACCATGGACGTGGCGGTGTCGGGGGCCGACCGCTTCGCCCCGTACAAGGTGCAGGGCTGGCAGGACCTGCCCGACCACGTCAAGGACCCGTCCGGCGCCTGGTACGCCGCCTACGGCGGCTACATGTCCATCGGGTACGACCCCCGCGAGGTCAAGCCGCCCGCCTCGTTCGCCGACCTGCTCAAGCCCGGCCACCGGGTCGCGCTCGACGGCGACCCGCTGCGCTCGGCCGCCGCGTTCGACGGCGTGATGGCGGCCTCCCTGCGCGCCGGGGTGCCGCGGCCCGAGCAGGGCGTGGCGCTGTTCGCCAAGCTGAAGCAGGAGGGGCGGCTCACCGACCCGGCCAAGGCCAACGTCATCGTCGCCTGGGACCACCTGAACGCGGCGCGCGGCGCCCACTCCCCCGACCGCTGGAAGGTCGCGATCCCGCGCGACAGTGCACTCGGCGGCTACCACGTGCAGGCCGTCAGCAAAGCGGCCCCGCACCCGGCGGCGGCCCGGCTGTGGCAGGAGTTCCTGTTCTCCGACGAGGGCCAGAACCTGCTCCAGAAGGGCTTCGCCCGCCCGGCGCGCGGCGAGGCGATGCTCATGAAGGGCACGCTCGACACCGAGCAGGCCGCGAAACTGCCCAGGCCGCCCGGGCCGCCCGTGCTCATGACGATCCCCCAGGCGGACGCCGCGAAGGCGTACCTGAGGAAGGAGTGGGCGAAGAGCGTGGGATGAGTCCGAAGTGACTTGATATGTCGTAGGGACGATCAGGCTCTAAAGTGAACAGACAGCACGGCCACGGGGGCCCGATGTCTGATCGAATGTGAGCTGATCGTCTTGCGATACGACGCACCGAGCTTGGAGCGGTGGAACAGTCGCGCCTACGACAGCAGCTTCGGCTACGTCTCCACGCAGGGTGCGCCACTGGTCGACCTGCTGGACCCGCGGCCCGGCGAGCGCGTGCTCGACCTCGGTTGCGGCACCGGGGTGCTGACCGCGCAGATCGCCTTCAGAGGGGCCGAGGTCCTCGGCATCGACGGCTCCGCCGCGATGATCGAGAAGGCACTCGCCCAGTATCCCGGCCTCGACTTCATCATCGGCGACGGGCACGACTTCACGGTCGT
The nucleotide sequence above comes from Nonomuraea gerenzanensis. Encoded proteins:
- a CDS encoding polysaccharide lyase 8 family protein produces the protein MRSSDASSPATHDASPAAPDFGALRATAMTLLTGGDLDLADPAYERPLAALSERAGTWLAEMVPGLIWPDLPLEGRPGHVTGSYGRLRTIATAWATAGTAQHGDDAVAAKVIEALDLLYERHYNERLPETGNWWFWEIGTPAELSRSCVLLGDRLDAGRLAAYLGAIDRFCPDPDRRAGWPDASESGANRADKAAIVAFRGVAGRSADKLALARDGLSDVRDGGRHSVFGYVDSGDGFHRDGSFIQHAVVAYTGSYGLSLLIAVAECVALLHGSPWQVQDPGQRVVLDAVERSFAPFMHDGLLMDTVRGRATSRQAFSDRVAGHGAIGAVLLLAQSAPEPYRSRFRELAKGWIERGGASCEVPPYLEQASVAETRRAVAVLDDKTIEAAPEPEGHFVFPSMDRVVHRRAGWSVAISMSSHRTAAYEAINGENRHGWYTGDGMTYLYTGDPGHYGQDFWPTVDPYRLPGTTVDPRPRADLDFRVHRPPSPWAGGVVLDGQYGVSAMELIGDGVSLRARKSWFCFDTAVVALGSGITSFDGRAVETVIESRATDQDPHVGDGWIHLPGVAGYVFEGARTLVETRTGRWRDINTGDDTAGAFEPVTRRYVTFWFDHGVNPFDARYAYVLLPNATRGRTRFFRGAQPARVLCNTTALQAVQTRTLFGAVFWTAGTAWIVSVDKPCVLMVRRSSGRLLLAVADPTRTADVLRITLDRSMGGVIRADDTVTVSTGRRPAIVVEVGGSLGRSHSVELSDFGGPRSLRCDR
- a CDS encoding DNA-3-methyladenine glycosylase I codes for the protein MADPMYVTYHDEEWGRPVQGDDAVFERVSLEAFQSGLSWLTILRKRENFRAAFDHFSIPKVAAYTEQDVERLLADAGIIRNRAKIEATISNARAALDLPTGLSELVWRHADPDAPVPRTMADVPAVTPGSKALAKELRKHGFKFVGPTTAYALMQAIGLVNDHIEGCVARRSR
- a CDS encoding LOG family protein translates to MNICVYCASSLKIDKKYLELAATVGTELVKRGHSLVSGGGSVSCMGAVAAAARAAGGHTVGVIPQALVDMEVADEEADELIVTSDMRERKGIMDARSDAFLVLPGGLGTLEELFEIWTARVLGLHDRPLVLLDPWGLYDPLRQLIDGMYEQGFTRADVFDAISWTTTVEEAFAALESRTQPVRPSVAELGEATG
- a CDS encoding LOG family protein; this encodes MEQNRRERRQGQAVVRGSLVPSSTHDQRLLARQGPSDWVHMDPWRVLRIQAEFVEGFGQLAELPQAVTVFGSARTRPDSPEYEMGRALGRSLAEAGYAVITGGGPGVMEAANRGSRDVEGAVSVGLGIELPFEQRMNDYVDLGIEFRYFFVRKTMFVKYSCGFIALPGGFGTLDELFEALTLVQTHKVTSFPVVLMGSEFWGGLLDWIKGSLLSGGKIAPQDLDLISLTDDVDEAVRIIVDADLARSKQREEEIEATAAQTAEPQ
- the dapE gene encoding succinyl-diaminopimelate desuccinylase; translation: MLDLTQDVRDLTAAIVDIESVSGNEQALAGEVERALSALPHLTVTRSGQTVVARTDQGHPERVLIAGHLDTVPTAGNLPSRVEGDLLYGCGTSDMKAGVAVALKLAATVPAPNRDVTYVFYDCEEVEAERNGLTRVAREHPEWLAADFAVLMEPTDGVIEGGCQGTLRAEVTVSGKRAHSARSWFGVNAIHGIEPVLARLNAYEPRRPVVDGLEYHEGLNAVGVRGGVAGNVIPDLCVVTVNYRFAPDLSIEDAEEYVREVFAGFAVSFVDAAPAARPGLTHPVAAAFTAAVGGTPRAKLGWTDVARFSALGVPAVNYGPGDPNLAHQQGEYVSLPKIAESERAMLDWLTK
- a CDS encoding 2,3,4,5-tetrahydropyridine-2,6-dicarboxylate N-succinyltransferase → MSQVSTSSPIPSVVDELWERRAELSPADAEARHLVVGAVDLLDRGEARAATVVGDEVVVDERAKRAILLSFQVLGLARSQVGDFQHHDRHPLKSSFDGVRVVPGAIARWGSYLAPGVVLMPSFTNIGAYVGAGTMVDTWATVGSCAQIGRNVHLSGGVGVGGVLEPPNAAPVVIEDDVLIGSRAMIVEGARVGQGAVVGAGTILSASIPVIDTETGEELSRGRIPPWCVAVTGTRAKEFAGGTFGLPCVLVIKRLEPGRRHGKSSINDLLRAHGVST
- a CDS encoding DUF4178 domain-containing protein: MSVTSMVVLGLSVATVLLLLGAFWATLRQDRKGRRTSAAPAEVAAVEAPLAAPVSAAGQVGTDYTDPRTIRIGDRIEVLGAPARVLGAMYISWQGQQWTEFLLRDASRRFQWLSVEVRAGDPPHLEVQLWNDVPTQGMVPAKSMLIMEGVEFFPMDRGTAAFRSEGDTGNPDRGLLDFADYRASDGRLLSFERIQGGSWTASYAQPLPPGSISIVRRAS
- the dapC gene encoding succinyldiaminopimelate transaminase; its protein translation is MNKLPDFPWDRLEPYKERALAHPDGIVDLSIGTPVDPVPRLVQDALTQASDSPGYPFTHGTKALREAAAGWLGRRHGVTVDQQDVLPLIGSKEFVAWLPTYLGAKRVVFPELAYPTYDVGARLAGAVGTASDSTLALGPEPVDLIWVNSPGNPTGRVLPAEHLRKVVAWARERGAVVASDECYIELGWEEQPISILHPDVCGGSHEGLLAVHSLSKRSNLAGYRAGFVTGDPALVKRLLETRKHAGMLMPQPVQAAMTAAFSDDEHADRQRELYAARRTVLRPALERAGWSIDHSTAGLYFWASNGQSAWDQVGKLSEIGILVAPGEFYGSAGGRHIRIAVTATDERIGAAVRRLQ
- the fdxA gene encoding ferredoxin; its protein translation is MTYVIAQPCVDVLDKACIEECPVDCIYEGERMLYIHPDECVDCGACEPVCPVEAIFYEDDLPEQWKDFYKANVDFFEDLGSPGGASKVGKIDKDHPVVAALPPQGEDH
- a CDS encoding putative acetyltransferase, whose protein sequence is MVARLVIAITSQDIGARITTRRRVPGGFRDAVGILVSWADGVLEVRKKDGTLVTIPEESLVAAMVVPAAPPRPGRMQQ
- a CDS encoding ABC transporter substrate-binding protein; this translates as MTVRTCAAAAAILASAGCGASSTESTTTETKNLPPVNAQAASMKAGFGTMERLAEAARREGELNVIALPRDWVNYGEIIDTFADKYEIKVNQLEPGASSARELEIASKLKPDVFDLTMDVAVSGADRFAPYKVQGWQDLPDHVKDPSGAWYAAYGGYMSIGYDPREVKPPASFADLLKPGHRVALDGDPLRSAAAFDGVMAASLRAGVPRPEQGVALFAKLKQEGRLTDPAKANVIVAWDHLNAARGAHSPDRWKVAIPRDSALGGYHVQAVSKAAPHPAAARLWQEFLFSDEGQNLLQKGFARPARGEAMLMKGTLDTEQAAKLPRPPGPPVLMTIPQADAAKAYLRKEWAKSVG